A genomic segment from Propionispora hippei DSM 15287 encodes:
- a CDS encoding CGNR zinc finger domain-containing protein, whose protein sequence is MLSNTEFLTMSGNLFTFTNYKSDCRIDINHTDDGRPLKRLRIKSDPSKPIRFAYTPQRGMVRINSAGSVTNDAVLDELLSLPDGNLDRLINYFEKYGFIIPISSTMYESYKSDDLFTIIRRMQYTIKLMTKIQEPQKDYMAILYLVCYLLFTEPVTITSLNNASYDTCPHKMWQYIKNTDLSSDNDLPIYPSKEVDATDQYFLIPDGIKGNDYKLYFTEYYPGFNDTDPFGNPLHSNDIAFHEIRHLFKNALGLPPRERQVVEFFFHFQSDISPICNIGPCGLLKFSKSDVTERYKKFFDASMKTALIDIAKTTLKTEIDHAISAITPDYDTDRMSASWYIPDYIAGLYFSLFYMDSNMVIYRQCGNPTCGGFFRISTTNSKKRYCDDSCRNAASQRRHRQKKQSQQ, encoded by the coding sequence ATGTTATCAAACACTGAGTTTTTAACAATGTCAGGTAACTTATTTACCTTTACAAATTACAAAAGCGACTGTCGTATAGATATAAACCACACTGATGATGGTCGCCCACTTAAAAGGCTGAGAATAAAAAGCGACCCCTCAAAACCTATACGATTTGCTTACACACCACAACGTGGTATGGTTCGTATAAATTCTGCAGGGTCAGTTACAAACGATGCTGTTCTTGATGAATTGCTTTCTTTACCAGACGGGAATTTAGACCGTTTGATAAATTATTTTGAAAAATATGGGTTCATTATCCCTATTTCATCTACCATGTATGAAAGCTACAAAAGTGACGATCTTTTTACTATTATCCGGCGAATGCAGTATACAATTAAGTTAATGACAAAAATACAAGAACCACAAAAAGATTATATGGCAATCCTATATTTAGTTTGCTATCTTCTTTTTACTGAACCAGTAACTATAACTTCTTTAAATAACGCGAGCTACGATACTTGCCCTCACAAAATGTGGCAGTACATAAAAAATACAGATTTATCTTCCGACAACGATTTGCCCATTTACCCTTCTAAAGAAGTTGATGCGACTGATCAGTACTTTCTTATACCAGATGGTATAAAAGGCAACGATTATAAGCTGTATTTTACAGAGTATTACCCAGGTTTTAACGATACAGATCCTTTTGGTAATCCTTTGCATTCCAACGACATTGCGTTTCATGAAATACGGCATTTATTCAAAAATGCGCTCGGTTTACCGCCACGCGAGCGCCAAGTGGTGGAATTTTTCTTTCATTTTCAAAGTGATATATCCCCGATTTGTAATATTGGTCCATGTGGGTTACTAAAGTTTTCAAAATCAGATGTCACCGAAAGGTATAAAAAATTCTTTGATGCTTCAATGAAAACAGCCCTTATTGACATTGCTAAAACAACCTTAAAAACAGAAATCGACCATGCTATTAGTGCAATAACCCCGGATTATGATACCGACAGAATGTCTGCTTCATGGTATATACCTGATTATATAGCTGGACTTTACTTCTCGCTCTTTTATATGGATTCCAATATGGTAATTTACAGACAATGTGGGAATCCTACTTGCGGAGGTTTTTTTAGGATAAGTACTACAAATAGTAAGAAAAGATATTGTGATGACAGTTGCCGTAATGCGGCGTCACAAAGACGACATAGGCAGAAAAAACAATCACAACAATAA